In Hemicordylus capensis ecotype Gifberg chromosome 13, rHemCap1.1.pri, whole genome shotgun sequence, a single window of DNA contains:
- the LOC128336664 gene encoding uncharacterized protein LOC128336664 gives MEDNPPPRSSKQPLADSHETASVKMLGDIKTTQTSPAAALHPESSDIKEAPLLMAASLNKQLGPHEHAFPPATLNLQLSQVRDGRRQTAPYIQPMNLSPPAFPSTQSRRGTMFPMLVSRDYVVWSLFNSIFLNCCCLGFFALIYSFRARDRKVMGDVERANALGRKAKNLNTAALVVSTFALLFCVIFLAATLTTHSKAVTQLWKAFMGPLVKKTTAAPASPATSHHPASHV, from the coding sequence atGGAGGATAACCCCCCTCCCCGCTCTTCCAAGCAGCCGCTGGCCGACTCCCACGAGACGGCCTCCGTCAAAATGCTCGGCGACATCAAGACGACACAGACCTCTCCGGCGGCCGCTCTGCACCCGGAGAGCAGCGACATCAAGGAGGCCCCCCTTCTGATGGCCGCCTCCCTCAACAAGCAGCTTGGCCCCCACGAGCACGCCTTCCCGCCAGCCACTCTCAACCTGCAACTGAGCCAGGTCCGGGACGGGCGCAGGCAGACCGCCCCCTACATCCAgcccatgaacctgtcccctcccGCTTTCCCCAGCACCCAGAGCCGCCGCGGCACCATGTTCCCGATGCTCGTCTCCCGGGACTACGTGGTCTGGTCGCTCTTCAACTCCATcttcctgaactgctgctgccTGGGCTTCTTCGCCCTCATCTACTCCTTCCGGGCGCGGGACCGCAAGGTGATGGGAGACGTGGAGCGGGCCAACGCCTTGGGCCGCAAAGCCAAAAACCTGAACACGGCCGCCTTGGTGGTGAGCACGTTCGCCCTGCTCTTCTGCGTCATCTTTCTCGCTGCCACGCTCACGACTCACAGCAAGGCGGTGACTCAGCTCTGGAAAGCGTTTATGGGGCCCCTGGTGAAGAAGACCACAGCCGCGCCAGCGTCACCCGCCACCAGCCACCACCCCGCAAGCCACGTCTGA